A genomic region of Pseudomonas sp. RSB 5.4 contains the following coding sequences:
- the rplL gene encoding 50S ribosomal protein L7/L12 translates to MSLTNEQIIEAIGQKSVVEIVELIKAMEETFGVTAAAASAGPAAAAAVVEEQTEFNVVLLEAGEKKVNVIKAVRELTGLGLKEAKEKVDGAPQVVAEGVSKEAAEDAKKKLEEAGAKVELK, encoded by the coding sequence ATGTCTCTGACTAACGAACAAATCATCGAAGCAATCGGCCAGAAATCCGTAGTGGAAATCGTTGAGCTGATCAAAGCGATGGAAGAAACCTTCGGCGTTACCGCTGCTGCCGCTTCGGCTGGTCCAGCTGCTGCTGCCGCTGTTGTTGAAGAGCAAACCGAGTTCAACGTTGTTCTGCTGGAAGCTGGCGAGAAGAAGGTTAACGTGATCAAGGCAGTTCGTGAACTGACTGGTCTGGGCCTGAAAGAAGCCAAAGAGAAAGTAGACGGCGCTCCTCAGGTTGTAGCTGAAGGCGTTTCGAAAGAAGCTGCTGAAGACGCTAAGAAGAAGCTGGAAGAAGCAGGCGCTAAAGTCGAACTGAAATAA
- the rplK gene encoding 50S ribosomal protein L11 — protein MAKKITAYIKLQVKAAQANPSPPVGPALGQHGVNIMEFCKAFNARTQGLEAGLPTPVIITVYSDRSFTFETKSTPASVLLKKAAGLTSGSARPNTVKVGTVTRAQLEEIAKTKNADLTAADMDAAVRTIAGSARSMGLNVEGV, from the coding sequence ATGGCCAAGAAGATTACCGCTTACATCAAGCTGCAAGTGAAGGCCGCTCAGGCTAACCCAAGCCCACCTGTTGGTCCTGCTCTGGGTCAGCACGGCGTGAACATCATGGAATTCTGCAAGGCTTTCAACGCCCGTACTCAGGGTCTTGAAGCAGGTCTGCCGACTCCAGTGATCATCACTGTCTACAGCGACCGTAGCTTCACTTTCGAAACCAAATCCACCCCTGCTTCGGTTCTGCTGAAGAAGGCGGCCGGTCTGACCAGCGGTTCCGCTCGTCCGAACACCGTTAAGGTTGGCACTGTTACCCGTGCTCAGCTGGAAGAAATCGCGAAAACCAAAAACGCGGATCTGACTGCAGCTGATATGGATGCAGCCGTGCGTACTATCGCCGGTTCTGCTCGTAGCATGGGCCTTAACGTGGAGGGTGTGTAA
- the rplA gene encoding 50S ribosomal protein L1: MAKLTKRQKAIAGKIEAGKAYNIVDAAALLAELSTVKFSESFDVAVNLGVDPRKSDQVVRSATVLPHGTGKTVRVAVFTQGPAAEAALAAGADRVGMDDLAAEMKGGDLNYDVVIASPDAMRVVGQLGQILGPRGLMPNPKVGTVTPDVATAVKNAKAGQVRYRTDKNGIIHTSVGKIGFDAVKLKENVEALIADLKRIKPASSKGIYVKRVTLSTTMGPGLVIDQSSLDA, encoded by the coding sequence ATGGCTAAGCTGACCAAGCGTCAAAAGGCTATCGCCGGCAAAATCGAAGCAGGCAAGGCCTACAACATTGTAGACGCTGCTGCTCTGCTGGCTGAGCTGTCGACTGTCAAGTTCAGCGAGTCGTTCGACGTTGCTGTAAACCTGGGTGTAGACCCGCGTAAATCCGACCAGGTTGTTCGTAGCGCTACTGTGCTGCCACACGGCACTGGCAAGACCGTTCGCGTTGCTGTGTTCACCCAGGGTCCAGCTGCTGAGGCCGCTCTGGCTGCCGGCGCTGACCGTGTAGGTATGGACGACCTGGCTGCCGAAATGAAAGGCGGCGACCTGAACTATGACGTAGTGATCGCATCCCCGGATGCCATGCGCGTTGTAGGTCAACTGGGTCAGATCCTCGGTCCACGTGGCCTGATGCCTAACCCGAAAGTCGGCACCGTAACTCCAGACGTAGCCACCGCGGTTAAAAACGCCAAGGCTGGTCAGGTTCGTTATCGCACCGACAAAAACGGCATCATCCACACCTCCGTTGGCAAGATCGGCTTCGATGCCGTCAAGCTGAAGGAAAACGTTGAAGCCCTGATCGCTGATCTGAAGCGTATCAAGCCGGCTTCCTCGAAAGGTATTTACGTCAAGCGCGTCACCCTGAGCACCACTATGGGCCCAGGTCTGGTTATCGACCAGAGCTCGCTGGACGCGTAA
- the rplJ gene encoding 50S ribosomal protein L10 gives MAINLEDKKAIVAEVNEAAKVALSAVVVDARGVTVGAMTGLRKEAREAGVYVRVVRNTLLKRAVADTEYSVLNDVFTGPTLIAFSNEHPGAAARIFKEFAKGQDKFEIKAAAFEGKFLAANQIDVLATLPTRDEAISQLMSVIQGATSKLARTLAAIRDQKEAAAA, from the coding sequence GTGGCAATTAATCTCGAAGACAAGAAGGCCATCGTCGCTGAAGTCAACGAGGCTGCCAAAGTCGCTCTGTCCGCTGTCGTGGTTGATGCACGTGGCGTAACAGTAGGCGCAATGACCGGACTCCGTAAAGAGGCTCGTGAAGCTGGCGTTTACGTACGTGTTGTACGTAACACCCTGCTCAAGCGCGCTGTTGCTGACACTGAATACAGTGTTCTCAACGACGTGTTCACCGGCCCGACCCTGATTGCATTCTCGAACGAACATCCGGGCGCTGCTGCCCGTATCTTCAAAGAGTTTGCCAAGGGTCAGGACAAGTTCGAGATCAAGGCAGCTGCGTTCGAGGGCAAGTTCCTCGCAGCTAATCAGATCGACGTACTGGCAACTCTGCCGACCCGTGACGAAGCAATTTCTCAGCTGATGAGCGTGATTCAAGGCGCTACCAGCAAATTGGCTCGTACTCTGGCGGCAATTCGCGACCAGAAAGAAGCTGCTGCAGCCTAA
- the nusG gene encoding transcription termination/antitermination protein NusG encodes MAKRWYVVHAYSGYEKHVMRSLIERVKLAGMEDGFGEILVPTEEVVEMRNGQKRKSERKFFPGYVLVQMDMNEGTWHLVKDTPRVMGFIGGTADKPAPITDKEAEAILRRVADGSDKPKPKTLFEPGEVVRVTDGPFADFNGTVEEVNYEKSRVQVAVLIFGRSTPVELEFSQVEKV; translated from the coding sequence GTGGCTAAGCGTTGGTACGTTGTGCATGCTTACTCGGGTTACGAGAAGCATGTCATGCGCTCGCTGATTGAGCGCGTAAAGCTGGCTGGCATGGAAGATGGCTTCGGCGAAATTCTGGTTCCCACTGAAGAAGTGGTTGAAATGCGTAATGGCCAGAAGCGCAAAAGCGAACGCAAGTTCTTCCCAGGTTATGTGCTGGTACAGATGGATATGAACGAGGGTACTTGGCACTTGGTCAAGGATACTCCTCGGGTGATGGGCTTCATTGGCGGTACCGCCGACAAGCCCGCTCCAATCACCGACAAAGAGGCGGAAGCCATTCTGCGTCGCGTGGCCGATGGTAGCGATAAGCCGAAGCCGAAGACTCTGTTTGAGCCGGGTGAGGTGGTTCGTGTTACTGACGGCCCATTCGCTGACTTTAACGGCACTGTCGAAGAAGTTAACTACGAAAAGAGCCGTGTCCAGGTGGCAGTGCTTATTTTCGGTCGCTCTACCCCGGTAGAGTTGGAGTTCAGTCAGGTCGAAAAGGTCTAG
- the secE gene encoding preprotein translocase subunit SecE: protein MTPKAEAQGSRFDLLKWLVVVALVIVGVVGNQYYAASPILYRVLALLVIAAVAAFVGLQTAKGKSFFVLVKEARTEIRKVVWPTRQETTQTTLIVVAVVIVMALLLWGVDSLLGWLVSLIVG, encoded by the coding sequence ATGACTCCTAAGGCTGAAGCTCAAGGCTCTCGCTTCGATCTGCTCAAGTGGCTTGTAGTAGTTGCTTTGGTGATTGTTGGCGTTGTTGGCAATCAGTATTACGCTGCTTCGCCGATCCTGTACCGTGTACTCGCTTTGCTCGTAATTGCTGCTGTAGCTGCCTTTGTAGGCCTGCAGACCGCAAAGGGCAAGTCGTTCTTTGTACTGGTTAAGGAAGCTCGCACCGAGATTCGTAAAGTCGTATGGCCAACTCGCCAGGAAACCACGCAGACAACGTTGATCGTTGTTGCTGTGGTTATCGTTATGGCGTTGCTGTTGTGGGGTGTTGACTCCCTGCTCGGCTGGCTTGTTTCCTTGATTGTCGGCTAA